Proteins encoded by one window of Polaribacter haliotis:
- a CDS encoding O-acetylhomoserine aminocarboxypropyltransferase/cysteine synthase family protein: MSNHKLATNALHAGHDVKANGGTRAVPIYQTSSYVFNNSEHAANLFSLKELGFIYTRLNNPTNQILQDRLAAVEGGIGAVVFASGTAAIATGLLTLLKAGDHIVASSSLYGGTYNLLSVTLPRFGITTTFVDASEPENFGKAVQENTRAIFVESLGNPKLDVLDLEAISEHAKKAEVPFIVDNTVATPVLLNPIKHGANIVIHSLTKYIGGQGTSLGGAIIDAGTFNWANGKFPEFTEPSAGYHGLKYHEALGAASYTFKLILEGLRDFGGALSPTNAFNIIQGLETLPVRIKQHSENALALAKWLEQQDEVAWVNYPGLESNKYKKLADKYLPKGQSGIVTFGPKKGFEAAKTIADKTKVFSLLANIGDTKSLIIHPASTTHQQLDEAAQAGAGVSQDLIRLSVGIEDLEDLKADLKAAFSEI; encoded by the coding sequence ATGAGTAACCACAAATTAGCAACTAACGCGTTGCACGCAGGACATGATGTAAAAGCAAATGGAGGAACAAGAGCAGTTCCAATTTACCAAACGTCTTCTTATGTTTTTAACAATTCAGAACATGCAGCAAATCTTTTTTCATTAAAAGAATTAGGGTTTATTTACACACGTTTAAACAACCCAACAAATCAAATTTTACAAGATCGTTTAGCGGCTGTAGAAGGAGGAATTGGAGCAGTAGTTTTTGCTTCTGGAACAGCAGCAATTGCAACAGGTTTATTAACACTTTTAAAAGCTGGAGATCACATTGTGGCTTCAAGTAGTTTGTATGGTGGAACCTACAATTTATTAAGTGTTACTTTACCAAGATTCGGAATTACAACTACTTTTGTAGATGCTTCTGAGCCAGAAAATTTTGGTAAAGCCGTTCAAGAAAATACAAGAGCCATTTTTGTGGAGTCTTTAGGAAACCCTAAATTAGATGTATTAGATTTAGAAGCAATATCAGAACATGCTAAAAAAGCAGAAGTTCCTTTTATTGTTGACAATACAGTTGCAACACCTGTTTTATTGAACCCAATTAAACACGGAGCAAACATTGTAATTCACTCTCTAACAAAATATATTGGCGGACAAGGAACTTCTTTAGGAGGTGCAATTATAGATGCTGGAACTTTTAATTGGGCGAATGGAAAATTCCCTGAATTTACAGAACCTTCTGCAGGTTATCATGGTTTAAAATATCACGAAGCTTTAGGCGCAGCTTCTTATACTTTCAAATTAATTTTAGAAGGATTGCGTGATTTTGGTGGTGCTTTAAGTCCTACAAATGCCTTTAATATCATTCAAGGATTGGAAACTTTACCAGTAAGAATTAAACAACATTCGGAAAATGCGTTGGCTTTAGCAAAATGGTTAGAACAACAAGACGAAGTTGCTTGGGTAAATTATCCTGGTTTAGAAAGTAACAAATACAAGAAATTAGCAGATAAATATTTACCAAAAGGACAAAGTGGAATTGTAACTTTCGGACCTAAAAAAGGTTTTGAAGCTGCAAAAACAATTGCAGATAAAACAAAAGTATTTTCCTTGTTAGCAAATATCGGAGATACAAAATCTTTAATTATTCATCCAGCAAGTACAACACATCAACAATTAGATGAAGCTGCACAAGCAGGAGCTGGAGTTAGCCAAGATTTAATTCGTTTGTCTGTTGGTATTGAAGATTTAGAAGATTTAAAAGCAGATTTAAAAGCAGCTTTTTCAGAAATATAA
- the metK gene encoding methionine adenosyltransferase, which translates to MSYLFTSESVSEGHPDKVADQISDALIDNFLAFDKNSKVACETLVTTGQVILAGEVKSETYLDVQQIAREVINKIGYTKSEYMFDGNSCGVLSAIHEQSPDINQGVDRSSPEEQGAGDQGMMFGYATDETENYMPLALELSHRLLIELALLRRENKDITYLRPDAKSQVTIEYSDDNVPQRIDAIVISTQHDDFNESDDVMLAKIKKDIVEILIPRVVAKLPAHIQKLFTDNITYHINPTGVFVIGGPHGDTGLTGRKIIVDTYGGKGAHGGGAFSGKDPSKVDRSGAYATRHIAKNLVAAGLCKEVLVQVSYAIGVAKPTSINVETYGTATVDLTDGEISKKVEEIFDMRPYFIEQRLKLRTPIYSETAAYGHMGRTPEVKTVTFSNPMGETVSEEVETFTWEKLDYVDKVKEVFKL; encoded by the coding sequence ATGTCATATTTATTTACATCAGAAAGTGTTTCTGAAGGTCACCCAGATAAGGTTGCTGATCAAATTTCAGATGCTTTAATTGATAATTTTTTAGCTTTCGATAAAAACAGTAAAGTAGCTTGTGAGACTTTAGTTACAACTGGACAAGTTATTTTAGCTGGAGAAGTAAAATCTGAAACATATTTAGATGTTCAGCAAATTGCAAGAGAGGTTATCAATAAAATTGGTTACACGAAAAGCGAGTATATGTTCGATGGAAACTCTTGTGGAGTTTTATCTGCAATTCACGAACAATCTCCAGATATTAATCAAGGAGTTGATAGATCTTCACCTGAAGAACAAGGAGCTGGAGATCAAGGAATGATGTTTGGTTATGCAACAGATGAAACAGAAAACTATATGCCTTTGGCGTTAGAATTGTCTCACAGATTGTTAATTGAACTAGCACTTTTAAGAAGAGAGAATAAAGACATTACTTATTTAAGACCAGATGCTAAAAGTCAGGTTACTATTGAGTATTCAGACGACAATGTTCCACAAAGAATTGATGCTATTGTAATTTCTACACAGCATGACGATTTTAACGAATCTGATGATGTAATGTTAGCAAAAATTAAAAAAGATATTGTTGAAATTTTAATTCCAAGAGTTGTTGCTAAATTACCTGCTCATATTCAGAAATTATTTACAGATAATATTACGTATCACATAAATCCAACTGGTGTTTTTGTAATTGGTGGACCTCATGGAGATACTGGTTTAACAGGACGTAAAATTATCGTTGATACTTATGGTGGAAAAGGAGCTCATGGTGGTGGTGCTTTCTCTGGAAAAGACCCGAGTAAAGTGGATAGATCTGGAGCTTACGCAACAAGACATATTGCCAAAAATTTAGTTGCTGCAGGACTTTGTAAAGAAGTTTTAGTGCAAGTTTCTTATGCGATTGGTGTTGCAAAACCAACCAGTATAAATGTGGAAACTTATGGAACTGCAACTGTTGATTTAACAGATGGAGAAATCAGTAAAAAAGTAGAAGAAATTTTTGATATGCGTCCATATTTTATAGAACAACGTTTAAAATTAAGAACACCAATTTATTCGGAAACTGCTGCTTATGGACATATGGGTAGAACACCAGAAGTTAAAACTGTAACATTCTCAAATCCAATGGGAGAAACAGTTTCTGAAGAAGTGGAAACCTTTACTTGGGAGAAATTAGATTATGTCGATAAAGTTAAAGAAGTTTTCAAATTATAA
- a CDS encoding zinc-dependent metalloprotease translates to MIKKVLTSFLLIAFVFGFSTETNAQFWKKKKKEAPKTAQKPKPKPKKGDIQPYGKVVTKDHKTDDGLFKVHTKDQTYLFEIPDSLLRREMLMVTRIAKTASGIGFGGGKTNTQVLRWEKKNKTILLRIVSHNVVADTILPVHEAVVNSNLEPILYSFPIKAFSKDSTATVIDATKLFTSDIKPLGFPARARRSMQVTRLDNTRSYIERVSSYPRNIEVRHVKTYFANKAPSNSALGSITLEMSNSMVLLPKVPMKRRYFDERVGWFTRGQTDYGLKDQRSKTLTYLDRYRLEVKDEDIEKFKRGELVEPKKQIVYYVDRATPEEWVPYIIQGVNDWQVAFEAAGFKNAIVGKRAPTKEEDPDYSPEDVRYSVIRYLASPIPNANGPHVSDPRSGEILESDINWYHNVMSLLHNWFFIQTAAINPDARGNNFKTETMGELIKFVSSHELGHTLGLPHNMGSSAAYPVDSLRSASFTAKYGTAPSIMDYARFNYIAQPEDKGVALMPNIGTYDKYAISWGYRPILDKSAEDEKEILDGWILKHAGDPMYRFGHQQAAGVVDPSSQTEDLGDDAIKASMYGIKNLKRILPRLEEWTSEKGENYDELSTMYGQLLGQFNRYMGHVSANIGGVYENFKASDQAGAVYTYVSKEKQKEALQFVVNELFKTPEWMLDENIFSKTEFSGSVERVRSMQARTLNNILDAGRMARMIENETLNGSSAYTLVNMMSDVRKGVWSEIYSGRSIDTYRRNLQRAHLDRLDYLLNKAGNQRGINRGYLKISGINVNQSDVKSVARGELKRLQRDAKAASNRGNTLTRYHLQDVVDRIDAILDPK, encoded by the coding sequence ATGATAAAAAAAGTACTTACTAGCTTTCTTCTGATTGCTTTTGTTTTCGGTTTTTCTACTGAAACTAACGCTCAGTTTTGGAAGAAAAAGAAAAAAGAAGCTCCAAAGACAGCTCAAAAACCGAAACCAAAACCTAAAAAAGGTGATATACAACCTTATGGAAAAGTGGTTACGAAAGATCACAAAACAGACGATGGTTTGTTTAAAGTGCACACAAAAGACCAAACTTATTTATTCGAAATTCCAGATTCTCTTTTAAGAAGAGAAATGTTAATGGTAACAAGAATTGCTAAAACTGCCAGTGGAATTGGTTTTGGTGGTGGAAAAACAAATACGCAAGTATTACGTTGGGAGAAAAAAAATAAAACCATTTTATTAAGAATTGTTTCTCATAATGTAGTTGCAGATACTATTTTACCTGTACACGAAGCTGTTGTAAACTCGAACTTAGAACCTATCTTATATTCTTTTCCTATAAAAGCATTTAGCAAAGATTCTACAGCTACAGTTATAGATGCCACAAAATTATTTACTTCAGATATTAAACCTCTTGGTTTTCCTGCTAGAGCTAGAAGAAGTATGCAAGTTACTCGTTTAGACAATACTAGATCTTATATAGAAAGAGTTAGTAGTTACCCAAGAAATATTGAAGTAAGACATGTAAAAACTTATTTTGCGAACAAAGCACCATCTAATTCTGCTTTAGGTTCTATTACTTTAGAAATGAGTAACTCTATGGTTTTATTACCAAAAGTTCCAATGAAACGTCGTTATTTCGATGAAAGAGTTGGTTGGTTTACTCGTGGGCAGACTGATTATGGTTTAAAAGACCAAAGAAGTAAAACGCTTACTTATTTAGACAGATATCGTTTAGAAGTGAAGGACGAAGATATCGAGAAGTTTAAAAGAGGGGAATTGGTAGAACCAAAAAAACAAATTGTTTATTATGTAGATAGAGCAACTCCAGAAGAGTGGGTTCCATACATTATACAAGGAGTTAACGACTGGCAAGTTGCTTTTGAAGCGGCTGGCTTTAAAAATGCTATTGTAGGAAAAAGAGCTCCTACAAAAGAGGAAGACCCAGATTATAGTCCAGAAGATGTACGTTATTCTGTAATTCGTTATTTAGCTTCTCCAATCCCGAATGCAAATGGACCTCACGTAAGTGACCCACGTTCTGGAGAAATTTTAGAATCGGATATCAACTGGTACCACAATGTAATGTCTTTATTACACAACTGGTTCTTTATCCAAACAGCAGCAATAAATCCTGATGCTAGAGGAAACAATTTTAAAACTGAAACAATGGGAGAACTAATTAAGTTTGTTTCTTCTCATGAATTAGGACACACTTTAGGATTGCCTCATAATATGGGAAGTTCTGCAGCATATCCTGTAGATTCTTTACGTTCTGCAAGTTTTACAGCTAAATATGGAACAGCTCCATCTATTATGGATTATGCTCGTTTTAATTATATAGCACAACCAGAAGATAAAGGAGTTGCTTTAATGCCAAACATTGGAACTTACGACAAGTATGCAATTTCTTGGGGTTACAGACCAATTTTAGACAAATCTGCTGAAGATGAAAAAGAAATATTAGATGGCTGGATTTTAAAACATGCTGGAGACCCAATGTATCGTTTTGGACACCAACAAGCAGCAGGTGTTGTAGATCCAAGTTCTCAAACAGAAGATTTAGGAGACGATGCTATAAAAGCTTCTATGTATGGAATTAAAAACTTAAAAAGAATTTTACCAAGATTAGAAGAATGGACTTCTGAAAAAGGAGAAAATTACGATGAGTTGTCTACTATGTATGGTCAATTATTAGGTCAGTTCAATAGATATATGGGACATGTTTCTGCTAATATTGGTGGTGTTTATGAAAACTTTAAAGCATCTGACCAAGCAGGAGCAGTTTATACTTATGTTTCTAAAGAAAAGCAAAAAGAAGCTTTACAATTTGTTGTAAACGAATTGTTTAAAACTCCAGAATGGATGTTAGATGAAAACATTTTTAGCAAAACTGAATTTTCTGGTTCTGTTGAAAGAGTTAGAAGTATGCAAGCAAGAACTCTTAATAACATTTTAGACGCTGGAAGAATGGCTAGAATGATTGAGAATGAAACTTTAAACGGATCATCTGCATATACTTTGGTAAATATGATGAGTGATGTTCGTAAAGGAGTTTGGAGTGAAATTTACTCTGGACGTTCTATAGATACTTATAGAAGAAATTTACAAAGAGCACATTTAGATAGATTAGACTACTTATTAAATAAAGCAGGAAACCAGAGAGGAATTAATCGTGGTTACTTAAAAATAAGTGGAATTAACGTAAACCAATCTGACGTGAAATCTGTTGCAAGAGGAGAATTAAAGCGTTTACAAAGGGATGCTAAAGCCGCTTCTAATAGAGGTAA